Proteins co-encoded in one Myxococcus xanthus genomic window:
- a CDS encoding protein-glutamate O-methyltransferase produces MLTASQKVLQQLAALLLERAGLKITPDGFHSLRLALSARMPVLGLEEPEHYIQRLTGAGGEEELRSLLPLVTVGHTEFFRDAKQFRALEKSVLPDLVSRSRREMRKVSIWSAGCATGEEPYSLAMVLAELGALSLEVDLWATDLNLAAVEAAKQGRFTSRRAISINQARLTRFFKPVEEGYEALPALREYIRFDGQNLAVPVFDKVALSSLDLILCRNVIIYFDLPTIRGLMDRFLAALRPGGLLFLGYSESLFKVYDRFEMIEVDGAFVYRRPLNDKSMRAPPLRITPYPGEPDVAARRPVPADAFTADLRKRMLPEDVPLTTRLPAVSASSVAAPGSPSVTLPALGASSSPRSVVPGRLPAVSPHSPLPAIAARSRVTAELPTVGSVDSARPRITTELPAVATTPRAPTVEVPAWPTLLPPAERLAMAVRKMAQGDFSAAIAGVQRLLADEPSDLDGLLTLGNLFSLTGRIPEAREAFAQAIQREPLCVEARVFGGVAALQAGELSEARSELSKALFLEPTLAIGHYLLAQVHERTQDHEAARRSYRNAIAQLRFPQRPLAGHYPEMPDSADAISRAARYALAALEEQPLR; encoded by the coding sequence GTGTTGACGGCGAGCCAGAAAGTCTTGCAACAACTCGCGGCGCTGCTGCTGGAGCGCGCGGGGCTGAAAATCACGCCGGATGGCTTCCACAGCCTCCGACTGGCGCTGTCCGCGCGGATGCCCGTGCTGGGGCTGGAAGAGCCCGAGCACTACATCCAGCGACTGACGGGCGCCGGTGGCGAAGAGGAGCTGCGCTCGCTGTTGCCGCTGGTGACGGTGGGGCACACGGAGTTCTTCCGCGACGCGAAGCAGTTCCGCGCGCTGGAGAAGAGCGTGCTGCCGGACCTGGTGTCCCGTTCGCGGCGCGAGATGCGCAAGGTGTCCATCTGGTCCGCGGGCTGCGCGACGGGGGAGGAGCCCTACAGCCTGGCCATGGTGCTGGCGGAGCTGGGCGCGCTGTCGCTGGAGGTGGACCTGTGGGCCACCGACCTCAACCTGGCCGCGGTGGAGGCCGCGAAGCAGGGGCGCTTCACCTCGCGGCGGGCCATCAGCATCAACCAGGCGCGGCTGACGCGCTTCTTCAAGCCCGTGGAAGAGGGCTATGAGGCGCTGCCCGCGCTGCGTGAGTACATCCGCTTCGATGGACAGAACCTGGCGGTTCCCGTCTTCGACAAGGTGGCCCTGTCGTCGCTGGACCTCATCCTCTGCCGCAACGTCATCATCTACTTCGACCTGCCCACCATCCGCGGGTTGATGGACCGCTTCCTCGCCGCGCTGCGGCCGGGCGGGCTGTTGTTCCTGGGGTACTCGGAGAGCCTCTTCAAGGTCTACGACCGCTTCGAGATGATCGAAGTCGATGGGGCGTTCGTGTACCGCCGCCCGCTGAACGACAAGAGCATGCGGGCGCCGCCGCTGCGCATCACCCCGTATCCTGGCGAGCCCGATGTCGCCGCGCGCAGGCCCGTGCCTGCGGACGCGTTCACCGCGGACCTGCGCAAGCGGATGCTGCCCGAGGACGTCCCGTTGACGACGCGGCTGCCCGCGGTGTCAGCGTCGTCGGTGGCGGCGCCTGGCTCGCCCAGCGTGACGCTGCCGGCGCTGGGGGCCTCTTCGAGTCCGCGTTCCGTGGTGCCGGGGCGGCTGCCCGCGGTGTCGCCTCACTCGCCGCTGCCGGCCATCGCCGCGCGCTCGCGTGTCACCGCGGAGTTGCCCACGGTGGGAAGCGTGGACTCCGCCCGTCCGCGCATCACCACCGAGCTGCCGGCCGTGGCCACCACGCCGCGCGCGCCCACCGTGGAGGTGCCCGCCTGGCCCACGCTGCTGCCTCCGGCGGAGCGGCTGGCCATGGCGGTGCGGAAGATGGCGCAGGGGGATTTCTCGGCGGCCATCGCTGGCGTGCAGCGGCTGCTCGCGGACGAGCCCAGTGACTTGGATGGGCTGCTGACGCTGGGCAACCTGTTCTCGCTCACCGGCCGCATCCCCGAGGCGCGCGAGGCCTTCGCGCAGGCCATTCAGCGCGAGCCGCTGTGCGTGGAGGCGCGGGTGTTCGGCGGGGTCGCCGCGTTGCAAGCAGGGGAGTTGAGCGAGGCGCGCTCCGAGCTGAGCAAGGCCCTGTTCCTGGAGCCCACGCTGGCCATTGGCCACTACCTGCTGGCGCAGGTGCACGAGCGCACGCAGGACCATGAGGCGGCCCGCCGCAGCTACCGCAACGCCATTGCCCAGCTTCGCTTCCCGCAGCGTCCCCTCGCGGGGCACTACCCGGAGATGCCGGACTCGGCGGATGCCATCTCTCGCGCGGCGCGTTACGCCCTGGCCGCGCTGGAGGAGCAGCCCCTGCGCTGA
- a CDS encoding protein-glutamate methylesterase FrzG, giving the protein MAFRVLMVGKGLRALAARGLFDGESLVPVGPAEVDFAGALVAVQRHFPDVVLVDLSALDALPAIEHVMVERPVPVLALHPGVLSGQEAFQAMVAGALDVLERPANPGPEFWTHVSRKLVLLAQVKAVRQVQTRPPPQAAREAKPPPPYPLVAIAASLGGPKAVAQVLRMIPRAFPAPIAYCQHISDGFTEGLAHWLSNETALRVLEAEHDVLMAPGTVYIAPSGSHLLVRPEGRLELDAGPALRGFRPSCDMLLTSAGESFGPRCIGVILTGMGRDGARGLKEIRERGGRTIAQDEASSVVWGMPREAVLMGAAHEVLPLSRIGAALMQWVDVC; this is encoded by the coding sequence ATGGCGTTTCGGGTGCTCATGGTGGGCAAGGGGCTGCGTGCGCTCGCGGCCCGGGGCCTGTTCGATGGGGAATCCCTGGTGCCCGTGGGGCCGGCGGAGGTGGACTTCGCCGGCGCCCTGGTGGCCGTGCAGCGGCACTTCCCGGACGTGGTGCTGGTGGACCTGAGCGCGCTGGACGCGCTGCCCGCCATCGAGCACGTCATGGTGGAGCGGCCCGTGCCGGTGCTGGCGTTGCACCCCGGCGTGTTGTCCGGCCAGGAGGCCTTCCAGGCGATGGTGGCGGGCGCGCTGGACGTGCTGGAGCGTCCGGCGAACCCCGGGCCCGAGTTCTGGACGCACGTGTCGCGCAAGCTGGTGCTGCTGGCGCAGGTGAAGGCGGTGCGGCAGGTGCAGACGCGGCCGCCACCGCAAGCGGCGCGTGAGGCGAAGCCGCCTCCTCCGTATCCGCTGGTGGCCATCGCCGCGTCCCTGGGTGGCCCCAAGGCGGTGGCGCAGGTGCTGCGGATGATTCCGCGCGCCTTCCCGGCGCCCATCGCCTACTGCCAGCACATCAGCGACGGTTTCACGGAAGGGCTGGCGCACTGGTTGTCCAATGAAACGGCGCTGCGCGTGCTGGAGGCCGAGCATGACGTGCTCATGGCGCCGGGCACGGTGTACATCGCTCCGTCGGGCAGTCACCTCTTGGTCCGACCCGAGGGCAGGTTGGAGCTGGACGCGGGCCCCGCGCTTCGCGGTTTCCGGCCGTCCTGTGACATGCTGCTGACTTCAGCGGGTGAGTCGTTCGGCCCGCGCTGCATCGGGGTCATCCTGACGGGCATGGGGCGCGACGGGGCGCGAGGGTTGAAGGAGATTCGAGAGCGCGGCGGTCGGACCATTGCCCAGGACGAAGCGTCGAGCGTCGTCTGGGGCATGCCGCGCGAGGCGGTGTTGATGGGCGCGGCGCACGAGGTGCTGCCACTGAGCCGGATTGGCGCGGCGCTGATGCAGTGGGTGGATGTGTGTTGA
- a CDS encoding hybrid sensor histidine kinase/response regulator, with protein sequence MDTEALKKSLLKKFQEVTADRLQKIQLGVLDLEKETADQAAEDVARELHTMKGEARMLGLAAIGQLAHAAEDVLRAEREGKTATEVATDVLLRACDVLSDLNEDLSGANTGNPASEEMVRMLAEVSGQTPPAIAGARPVAPPPAPPPAPVAAPVVTPAAVAAPPAPVQAPVAPPPTQAPVAEPGAHAAAAAPHPAAAHGRDEEAPSAAKSAVADRSIRVNVEVLDALGLLAGDLLVESARGRLRSSETEALFERFSRLGDRFLRLAEEIDISNEVREQLDRVESDLHMLRDDAFRFVRRNDDGINTLHGNLAKMADHVAEARLVPLSTVFDAFPRAVREMSRTQGKEVDLVIENADIGVDRSMLGDVRDALVHLLRNSVDHGVESPDTRQQLGKPLNGRIRIRVRVDGDMLHIEVEDDGRGIDPERLRQAAISKRLINAVQAAALSEREAIELIFRPGFSTRDQVSELSGRGVGMDVVKRKVETLGGSVGVSSRIGRGSTITLRLPQSLALMKVLLVRLGDDVYGMPAADVEAVMRVKPDDRLEIFGTLAVRHRGKPTALVALGPLLGLNGGNRFDKPPAVVVRHGEDHAALVVDGFVDEREVAVKPCGGEFLKAAPFIAGTAALEDGRIAVLLHVPDIMAEVRRMARPVTQAPAAKRLRVLLVDDSPIARATEGALVKALGHSVEEAQDGEEAYVKVQNNTYDLILTDVQMPKLDGFSLARRLKSTPAVARIPVIILSSLASPEDKRRGLDAGADAYLVKGELGVEVLAQAIDRLT encoded by the coding sequence ATGGACACCGAGGCTCTCAAGAAATCCCTCCTGAAGAAGTTCCAGGAGGTCACCGCCGACCGCCTCCAGAAGATTCAGCTGGGGGTATTGGACCTGGAGAAGGAGACCGCGGACCAGGCCGCGGAGGACGTCGCGCGCGAGCTGCACACGATGAAGGGCGAGGCCCGCATGTTGGGTCTGGCCGCCATCGGGCAGCTGGCGCACGCCGCCGAGGACGTCCTGCGCGCAGAGCGCGAGGGCAAGACGGCCACCGAGGTGGCCACCGACGTCCTGCTCAGGGCGTGCGACGTCCTCTCCGATCTCAACGAAGACCTGTCCGGCGCCAACACGGGCAACCCGGCCAGCGAGGAGATGGTCCGCATGCTCGCGGAAGTCTCCGGACAGACGCCGCCCGCCATCGCTGGCGCACGGCCCGTGGCGCCGCCTCCTGCACCGCCGCCGGCCCCTGTCGCCGCGCCCGTGGTGACACCGGCAGCCGTCGCCGCGCCGCCCGCGCCGGTGCAGGCTCCGGTGGCTCCGCCCCCGACGCAGGCCCCCGTGGCCGAGCCGGGGGCGCACGCCGCCGCAGCCGCGCCTCACCCGGCTGCCGCGCATGGCCGTGACGAGGAGGCCCCGAGCGCCGCGAAGTCCGCGGTGGCCGACCGGAGCATCCGCGTCAACGTGGAGGTGCTCGACGCGTTGGGGTTGCTCGCGGGCGACCTGCTGGTGGAGAGCGCCCGCGGCCGGCTGCGCAGCTCGGAGACGGAGGCGTTGTTCGAGCGCTTCAGCCGCCTGGGGGACCGCTTCCTCCGGCTGGCGGAAGAGATCGACATCTCGAACGAGGTGCGTGAGCAGTTGGACCGCGTGGAGAGCGACCTCCACATGCTGCGCGACGACGCGTTCCGCTTCGTGCGCCGCAACGACGACGGCATCAACACGCTGCACGGCAACCTGGCGAAGATGGCGGACCACGTGGCCGAGGCCCGGCTGGTGCCGCTGTCCACCGTGTTCGACGCCTTCCCGCGCGCCGTTCGCGAGATGTCGCGCACGCAGGGCAAGGAAGTGGACCTGGTCATCGAGAACGCCGACATCGGCGTGGACCGGTCCATGCTGGGCGACGTGCGAGACGCGCTGGTGCACCTGCTGCGCAACTCGGTGGACCACGGCGTGGAGTCCCCGGACACGCGCCAGCAGTTGGGCAAGCCGCTCAACGGCCGCATCCGCATCCGCGTGCGCGTGGACGGCGACATGCTCCACATCGAGGTGGAGGACGACGGCCGCGGCATCGACCCGGAGCGGCTGCGTCAGGCGGCCATCTCCAAGCGCCTCATCAACGCGGTGCAGGCCGCCGCGCTGTCGGAGCGCGAGGCCATCGAGCTCATCTTCCGCCCCGGCTTCTCCACCCGCGACCAGGTCAGCGAGCTGTCTGGCCGTGGCGTGGGCATGGACGTGGTGAAGCGCAAGGTGGAGACGCTGGGCGGCTCGGTGGGCGTGAGCAGCCGAATCGGCCGTGGCTCCACCATCACCCTGCGCCTGCCGCAGTCGCTGGCGTTGATGAAGGTGCTGCTGGTGCGCCTGGGGGACGACGTCTACGGCATGCCCGCCGCGGACGTGGAAGCCGTCATGCGCGTCAAGCCGGATGACCGGCTGGAGATCTTCGGCACGCTGGCCGTGCGGCACCGTGGCAAGCCCACGGCGCTGGTGGCGCTGGGGCCGCTGTTGGGCCTCAACGGCGGCAATCGCTTCGACAAGCCACCCGCGGTGGTGGTGCGTCACGGCGAGGACCACGCGGCGCTGGTGGTGGACGGCTTCGTGGACGAGCGCGAAGTGGCCGTGAAGCCTTGCGGCGGCGAGTTCCTCAAGGCCGCGCCCTTCATCGCCGGCACCGCGGCGCTGGAGGACGGGCGCATCGCCGTGCTGCTCCATGTCCCGGACATCATGGCGGAGGTGCGACGGATGGCCCGCCCCGTCACCCAGGCCCCCGCCGCCAAGCGCCTCCGGGTGCTGCTGGTGGACGACTCGCCCATTGCCCGCGCTACGGAAGGGGCGCTGGTGAAGGCGCTGGGGCACTCGGTGGAGGAAGCCCAGGACGGCGAAGAGGCCTACGTGAAGGTGCAGAACAACACCTACGACCTCATCCTCACGGACGTGCAGATGCCCAAGCTGGACGGGTTCTCGCTGGCGCGGCGGCTCAAGTCGACGCCCGCGGTGGCTCGCATTCCGGTCATCATCCTGTCGTCGCTCGCCTCGCCCGAGGACAAGCGGCGCGGGTTGGATGCCGGCGCGGACGCGTACCTCGTCAAGGGCGAGCTGGGCGTGGAGGTTCTCGCGCAGGCCATCGACCGGCTGACCTGA
- a CDS encoding methyl-accepting chemotaxis protein, which translates to MSLDTPNEKPAGKARARKAPASKAGATNAASTSSSTKAITDTLLTVLSGNLQARVPKELVGESGVELAHLLNQVLDQFAASEHRKHVAAQEIDQALDALIGLVREGDLSRWNTTTEDPQLGPLLEGFGKVIETLRTFVREINEAALRLSSSANQVLAASTQHETSSTEQAAAIHETTATMEELKHASAQIAENAGSVARVAEETLGAARAGRGAIGEFIQAMQQIRSDGVAVADSIAKLSKRVERIGTVVEVIDEIADRSDLLALNAALEGSRAGEAGKGFSIVAAEMRRLAENVLDSTKEIKNLITEIREATAAAAGAAEASKSATESGEKLGAVAAQAVEGILAGVQETSDAARVINLATQQQRTATEQVVASMAEIEDVTRQTTQASKQATGAAAELTQLAGRLAELIKRFKAD; encoded by the coding sequence ATGTCCCTGGACACCCCCAACGAGAAGCCCGCTGGCAAGGCTCGCGCCCGGAAGGCCCCCGCCTCCAAGGCCGGCGCCACGAACGCGGCGTCGACCTCTTCCTCCACCAAGGCCATCACCGACACGCTGCTGACGGTGCTGTCCGGCAACCTGCAGGCCCGCGTGCCCAAGGAGCTGGTCGGTGAGTCCGGCGTGGAGCTGGCGCACCTGCTCAACCAGGTGCTGGACCAGTTCGCGGCCTCCGAGCACCGCAAGCATGTGGCGGCGCAGGAGATCGACCAGGCGTTGGATGCGCTCATCGGCCTGGTGCGCGAGGGCGACCTGTCCCGGTGGAACACCACCACCGAAGACCCGCAGCTCGGGCCCCTGCTGGAGGGCTTTGGCAAGGTCATCGAGACGCTGCGCACCTTCGTGCGGGAGATCAACGAGGCGGCGTTGAGGCTGTCCTCGTCCGCCAACCAGGTGCTGGCGGCCTCCACGCAGCATGAGACGTCCTCCACGGAGCAGGCGGCGGCCATCCACGAGACGACCGCCACCATGGAGGAGCTGAAGCACGCGTCGGCGCAGATCGCCGAGAACGCGGGCAGCGTGGCGCGCGTGGCGGAAGAGACGCTGGGCGCGGCGCGCGCGGGCCGGGGCGCCATTGGCGAGTTCATCCAGGCCATGCAGCAGATCCGCAGCGACGGCGTCGCGGTGGCGGACTCCATCGCGAAGCTGTCCAAGCGCGTGGAGCGCATCGGCACGGTGGTGGAGGTCATCGACGAGATCGCGGACCGCTCCGACCTGCTGGCGCTGAACGCGGCGCTGGAAGGCAGCCGCGCGGGTGAGGCCGGCAAGGGCTTCTCCATCGTCGCGGCGGAGATGCGGCGTCTGGCGGAGAACGTCCTGGACTCCACCAAGGAGATCAAGAACCTCATCACCGAGATTCGCGAGGCCACGGCCGCCGCGGCCGGCGCCGCCGAGGCGTCCAAGTCCGCCACGGAGTCTGGTGAGAAGCTGGGCGCGGTGGCGGCGCAGGCGGTGGAAGGCATCCTCGCCGGCGTCCAGGAGACGAGCGACGCGGCCCGCGTCATCAACCTCGCCACGCAGCAGCAGCGCACGGCCACCGAGCAGGTGGTGGCCTCCATGGCGGAGATCGAGGACGTGACGCGCCAGACGACGCAGGCCTCGAAGCAGGCCACGGGCGCGGCCGCGGAGCTGACGCAGTTGGCCGGACGGCTGGCCGAGCTCATCAAGCGGTTCAAGGCCGACTAG
- a CDS encoding CheW domain-containing protein: protein MNDDAFHEKEEEVDLLFFDIGATLYGTDASQVLRIDRALPEDLTLAELGLPHRGNRAIVFDTPEGEAHLKVDAVHGVRSIPVNSLRRMPPTAGAAAYAVGVCLEEARTVLLIDLVETARTQGRH, encoded by the coding sequence GTGAACGACGACGCCTTCCATGAGAAGGAGGAGGAGGTGGACCTCCTCTTCTTCGACATCGGCGCCACGCTCTACGGCACGGATGCATCCCAGGTGCTGCGCATCGACCGCGCGCTGCCGGAGGACCTCACGCTGGCGGAGCTGGGCCTGCCTCACCGAGGCAACCGCGCCATCGTCTTCGACACCCCGGAGGGTGAAGCCCACCTCAAGGTGGACGCCGTGCACGGCGTGCGCTCCATCCCCGTCAATTCCTTGCGCCGGATGCCTCCCACGGCCGGCGCCGCAGCCTACGCAGTCGGTGTGTGCCTGGAAGAGGCCCGCACCGTGTTGCTCATCGATCTGGTCGAAACCGCAAGGACTCAAGGAAGGCACTGA
- a CDS encoding chemotaxis protein CheW produces the protein MAPDRALAAQARPEQEFFCFRVGDLRLGVPSENVLEVLRAGLLTPLPRTPSFIMGVTGHRGEVLPVLDLLRFLSKGEARIGPRTRLFVGVTGSYVAGVVADTVLGLRRIPVADILPPPLGGDAAAEHLLGVVQASGNQEAINLLNFSKLLQTARQRAVAR, from the coding sequence ATGGCTCCGGACCGCGCCTTGGCCGCCCAGGCCCGGCCGGAGCAGGAGTTCTTCTGCTTCCGCGTGGGCGACCTCCGCCTGGGCGTGCCCAGTGAGAACGTGCTCGAAGTGCTTCGGGCCGGTCTGCTCACGCCCTTGCCCCGGACCCCGTCCTTCATCATGGGCGTCACCGGCCACCGGGGCGAGGTGCTTCCGGTGCTGGACCTGCTGCGCTTCCTCTCCAAGGGAGAGGCCCGCATCGGCCCGCGCACCCGCCTGTTCGTCGGCGTCACGGGCAGCTACGTGGCCGGCGTCGTCGCGGATACGGTGCTGGGTCTGCGCCGCATTCCCGTGGCGGACATCCTCCCTCCGCCCCTGGGCGGCGACGCCGCGGCCGAGCACCTGCTGGGCGTGGTGCAGGCCAGCGGCAATCAGGAGGCCATCAACCTCCTCAACTTCTCCAAGCTGCTCCAGACGGCACGGCAGCGGGCGGTGGCGCGGTGA
- a CDS encoding response regulator — translation MSRVLVIDDSPMLVELTVRALTAAGYQASGAQDLASLELKLAEGPFSLILMDVNMPEMFGDDVVEYLRRQKKVTAKLVLYSDISEAELDGKTKASGADGYILKSGGLEAVLGGVMGLIGPPALSIPTAVPAPAAAPAAAPTPPPAPAAPAPAATGGLKPAPTTGGRKPRILIVDDSEMTARIIEADLVTKGFEVHVADTADKATKIILKKQTRPDLVLLDVRMPNVNGEQFCRFIKSNSLFKGIKVLLCSGENVEELQRICREAGADGYIPKDAVMGNLVAKELMPTGNE, via the coding sequence ATGTCGCGCGTACTGGTCATTGATGACAGCCCGATGCTGGTGGAGCTCACCGTCCGGGCGCTCACCGCCGCCGGCTACCAGGCGAGCGGCGCGCAGGACCTTGCCAGCCTCGAGCTGAAGCTCGCCGAGGGGCCGTTTTCGCTCATCCTCATGGACGTCAACATGCCGGAGATGTTCGGCGACGACGTCGTGGAGTACCTCCGCCGGCAGAAGAAGGTCACCGCGAAGCTGGTCCTCTATTCCGACATCTCCGAGGCGGAGCTGGACGGAAAGACGAAGGCGTCGGGGGCGGACGGGTACATCCTGAAGAGCGGTGGGCTCGAAGCCGTGCTCGGCGGGGTCATGGGTCTCATTGGCCCCCCCGCCCTGAGCATCCCCACCGCCGTGCCCGCCCCGGCTGCGGCCCCCGCGGCGGCGCCCACCCCGCCGCCGGCTCCCGCGGCCCCTGCCCCCGCGGCGACGGGCGGCCTCAAACCCGCGCCCACCACGGGCGGGCGCAAGCCGCGCATCCTCATCGTGGATGACAGCGAGATGACGGCCCGCATCATCGAAGCGGACCTTGTGACCAAGGGCTTCGAGGTCCATGTCGCGGACACCGCCGACAAGGCCACGAAGATCATCCTCAAGAAGCAGACGCGCCCGGACCTGGTGCTGCTGGATGTGCGCATGCCCAACGTGAACGGCGAGCAGTTCTGCCGCTTCATCAAGAGCAACAGCCTCTTCAAGGGCATCAAGGTGCTGCTGTGCTCGGGTGAGAACGTCGAGGAGTTGCAGCGCATCTGCCGCGAGGCGGGCGCCGACGGCTACATCCCCAAGGACGCGGTGATGGGCAACCTGGTGGCCAAGGAGCTGATGCCCACCGGTAACGAGTAG
- a CDS encoding radical SAM protein, with protein MTFAPKLLFADPKGRVMEHPYLLATLRSGEELVPPQDKPIPLPSTGRLVHLPGRLPVGLHPETGELELVREMKVGGKTFVPNAVGALLPPGYTRTFLPGEVKGSGPVLPQWAYTAAAWVGEGPVAWAIHTDRRSHWDPERFSTPDMKDLVAKHMARFPDNRVLKQLKTCAMLYRCFTSQNTFYVRDEAAIPASVMCNARCVGCISDQPADGPPASHERMDDGPTGEEMGQIGLFHLEHAPGRTMVSFGQGCEGEPLTRWKQIAEAIRYMRARTQAGSININTNASLTRGLEALFDAGLDAIRVSLNSAVKDLYEAYYKPVKYGWEDVEASIALARERGAYLALNLLLFPGVTDREGEVRALERLVKKYRVDQVQTRSLCIDPLQYLEVARERGAGGEPVGIRTLLQRLKAARPGLIVGNFARGLDERENAAGHR; from the coding sequence ATGACGTTTGCTCCGAAGCTCCTATTCGCGGACCCCAAGGGACGGGTGATGGAACATCCGTACCTGCTCGCCACGCTGCGCAGCGGCGAAGAGCTCGTTCCTCCGCAGGACAAGCCCATTCCGCTGCCGTCCACCGGGCGGCTCGTCCACCTGCCAGGGCGCCTCCCGGTGGGCCTGCATCCGGAGACGGGGGAGCTGGAGCTCGTCCGCGAGATGAAGGTGGGGGGGAAGACGTTTGTCCCCAACGCAGTGGGCGCGTTGCTGCCCCCCGGCTACACGCGCACCTTCCTCCCCGGCGAGGTGAAGGGCAGTGGCCCCGTGCTGCCGCAGTGGGCGTATACCGCCGCGGCCTGGGTGGGAGAGGGGCCGGTGGCGTGGGCCATCCATACCGACCGTCGCTCCCATTGGGACCCGGAGCGGTTCTCCACGCCGGACATGAAGGACCTGGTGGCGAAGCACATGGCGCGCTTCCCGGACAACCGGGTGCTGAAGCAACTCAAGACGTGCGCGATGCTCTACAGGTGCTTCACGTCGCAGAACACCTTCTACGTGCGTGACGAGGCGGCCATCCCCGCGTCCGTCATGTGCAACGCGCGCTGCGTGGGCTGCATCTCCGACCAGCCGGCGGACGGCCCACCGGCATCGCACGAGCGCATGGATGACGGGCCCACGGGAGAGGAGATGGGCCAGATTGGCCTCTTCCACCTGGAGCACGCGCCGGGCCGCACCATGGTGAGCTTCGGCCAGGGCTGTGAGGGCGAGCCGCTCACGCGCTGGAAGCAGATTGCCGAGGCCATCCGCTACATGCGGGCGCGCACGCAGGCGGGCTCCATCAACATCAACACCAACGCCAGCCTCACGCGCGGCCTGGAGGCCCTCTTCGACGCGGGGCTGGACGCCATCCGCGTGTCGCTCAACTCGGCGGTGAAGGACCTCTACGAGGCCTACTACAAGCCGGTGAAGTACGGCTGGGAGGACGTGGAGGCCTCCATCGCCCTGGCGCGTGAGCGCGGCGCGTACCTGGCGCTGAACCTGCTGCTGTTCCCCGGCGTCACCGACCGCGAGGGCGAGGTGCGGGCACTGGAGCGGCTGGTGAAGAAGTACCGCGTGGACCAGGTTCAGACGCGCTCACTGTGCATCGACCCGCTGCAGTACCTGGAAGTGGCGCGCGAGCGCGGCGCGGGAGGCGAGCCGGTGGGCATCCGCACGCTGCTTCAGCGGCTGAAGGCGGCGCGCCCGGGGCTCATCGTGGGCAACTTCGCGCGCGGGCTGGACGAGCGCGAGAACGCGGCCGGGCACCGGTAG
- the ald gene encoding alanine dehydrogenase: MIVGVPKEIKTREYRVGMVPAGAAALIAAGHTVLIETNAGVGSGIPDSEYQRVGAQIISTADEVWKRSEMIIKVKEPIAPEYARIQPGQIIYTYFHLAGVDPELTKTLLQKKAAAVAYETLQPDDGSLPLLKPMSEVAGKMAIQVGAKCLERAHGGKGILLGGVPGVRRGRVTVIGGGVVGLCAAKVAVGMGAEVTIIDVNMERLTYLDDVFLGRVGVLASDSESISRSVREADLVVGAVLIPGRKAPKLVSEALISEMSPGSVVVDVAVDQGGCIETCKPTTHDNPTFEVHGVVHYCVANMPGAVPQTSTYALTNVTRPYSLRIANVGLAAAVKEDRALARAMNTYNGHVTYEAVAKDMGYAYMPIADALAGK; the protein is encoded by the coding sequence GTGATCGTCGGAGTTCCCAAGGAGATCAAAACCCGCGAGTACCGCGTCGGCATGGTGCCTGCTGGCGCCGCCGCCCTCATCGCCGCGGGTCACACGGTCCTGATCGAGACGAACGCCGGCGTTGGCTCCGGCATCCCCGATTCGGAGTACCAGCGCGTCGGCGCACAGATCATCTCCACCGCGGACGAGGTCTGGAAGCGCTCGGAGATGATCATCAAGGTCAAGGAGCCGATCGCGCCCGAATACGCGCGCATCCAGCCCGGCCAGATCATCTATACGTACTTCCACCTGGCCGGTGTGGACCCGGAGCTGACCAAGACGCTGCTCCAGAAGAAGGCCGCGGCCGTGGCCTATGAAACGCTGCAGCCGGACGACGGCAGCCTGCCGCTGCTCAAGCCCATGAGCGAGGTGGCCGGAAAGATGGCCATCCAGGTGGGCGCCAAGTGCCTGGAGCGGGCCCACGGCGGCAAGGGCATCCTCCTGGGCGGCGTGCCCGGCGTGCGCCGGGGCCGCGTCACCGTCATCGGCGGCGGCGTGGTGGGCCTGTGTGCCGCCAAGGTGGCGGTGGGCATGGGCGCCGAGGTCACCATCATCGACGTCAACATGGAGCGCCTCACCTACCTGGATGACGTGTTCCTCGGCCGCGTCGGCGTGCTGGCCTCCGACTCGGAGAGCATCTCCCGCTCCGTGCGCGAGGCCGACCTCGTCGTGGGCGCGGTGCTCATCCCCGGTCGCAAGGCCCCGAAGCTCGTCTCCGAGGCCCTCATCTCGGAGATGAGCCCGGGCTCCGTGGTGGTCGACGTGGCGGTGGACCAGGGTGGCTGCATCGAGACGTGCAAGCCCACCACCCACGACAACCCCACGTTCGAGGTCCACGGCGTCGTCCACTACTGCGTCGCCAACATGCCCGGCGCCGTGCCGCAGACGTCCACCTACGCCCTCACCAACGTCACCCGCCCCTATTCGCTCCGGATCGCCAACGTGGGCCTGGCGGCGGCCGTGAAGGAGGACCGCGCCCTCGCGCGTGCGATGAACACCTACAACGGCCACGTCACCTACGAGGCCGTCGCGAAAGACATGGGCTACGCCTACATGCCCATCGCGGACGCGCTCGCCGGCAAGTAA